A single Symbiobacterium thermophilum IAM 14863 DNA region contains:
- the gluQRS gene encoding tRNA glutamyl-Q(34) synthetase GluQRS, which yields MLCGRFAPTPSGALHLGNARTALLAWLHARRAGGRFILRIEDIDRARSRPHLAEQAIADLRWLGLDWDEGPDVGGPHGPYCQSEREELYRDALARLQAEGRLYPCYCSRAQLMAIASAPHGLTSEGPAYPGTCRRLTPEERRAREADGKTPSLRFALPDEEIAFTDLIAGPQRFPPGAGGDFVVLRADGVIGYQLAVVVDDALMGVTHVLRGGDLLDSTPRQILLYRALGRPVPAFGHLPLLLGPDGARLAKRHGAVTLAGIRAAGTSPETVVGHLAYLSGLVDQPEPVRPEELIPVFDLARIPREPVRIPAETIAALSGGTA from the coding sequence ATGCTCTGCGGCCGCTTCGCCCCCACCCCGTCGGGGGCTCTCCATCTCGGCAACGCCCGCACCGCCCTGCTGGCCTGGCTCCACGCGCGCCGGGCCGGCGGCCGGTTCATCCTGCGGATCGAGGACATCGACAGGGCCCGCTCCAGGCCCCACCTGGCCGAGCAGGCCATCGCCGACCTGCGCTGGCTGGGGCTGGACTGGGACGAGGGGCCCGACGTCGGTGGCCCCCACGGGCCCTACTGCCAGTCCGAGCGGGAGGAGCTCTACCGGGATGCCCTGGCCCGGCTGCAGGCGGAAGGACGCCTGTACCCGTGCTACTGCAGCCGGGCGCAGCTGATGGCCATCGCCTCGGCGCCCCACGGCCTCACCTCCGAGGGGCCGGCCTATCCCGGCACCTGCCGGAGGCTGACCCCCGAGGAACGCCGCGCCCGGGAGGCGGACGGCAAGACGCCCTCCCTCCGCTTCGCCCTGCCGGACGAGGAGATCGCCTTCACCGACCTGATCGCCGGGCCGCAGCGGTTTCCGCCCGGCGCCGGCGGCGACTTCGTGGTGCTCCGGGCGGACGGGGTGATCGGCTACCAGCTGGCGGTGGTGGTGGACGACGCCCTGATGGGCGTGACCCACGTGCTGCGGGGCGGCGACCTGCTGGACTCCACCCCGCGGCAGATCCTGCTGTACCGGGCCCTGGGCCGGCCGGTGCCCGCGTTCGGCCACCTGCCGCTGCTCCTGGGACCCGACGGGGCGCGCCTGGCCAAGCGCCACGGCGCGGTGACGCTGGCCGGCATCCGGGCCGCCGGCACGTCCCCGGAGACGGTGGTGGGCCACCTGGCCTACCTCAGCGGCCTCGTCGACCAGCCGGAGCCCGTCCGGCCGGAGGAGCTGATCCCCGTCTTCGACCTCGCCCGCATCCCCCGGGAGCCGGTGCGAATCCCGGCGGAGACCATCGCGGCGCTCAGCGGCGGGACCGCCTGA
- a CDS encoding DEAD/DEAH box helicase, translated as MSLSTVTHSLGLPPAPSLFAGDGWRAQSPDAPLPFFDLPAPPEGAAPDPDALYAPPGEELYDYQVDGARFLMEHPVALLGDEMGLGKSIQAISALRLLIRRGEVGRALILCPKTLIFDWYYKLRLWAPDLRVVPVEGPRRRRQWYWRCQVHVHLVGYESWREDLKAGLASPDVYDLIVLDEVQRIKNPGTAIHKAVAQVRAPWRWGLSGTPLENRVEELLAIFAYLKPGLLPGRKGCPVEEIHRRIAPYVLRRRKADVLRHLPPKEHRTVWLDLTPAQRMAYEAAERAAVAAIRQAGHAAAPVIALTLLNQLKQLCNLDPATGASCKLAFLEQELAPLVARGEKAVIFSQYPKVTLEPLLPRLEPFGAVLFDGSLSDWKRQLIVHHFQHGDMPRVLAMSLKAGGVGITLTRANHVYHLDHWWNPAVAQQAEDRTHRIGQRRPVFVTTLLTRGTVEERIAELVERKRELFHEVMDPLTEPGEPEEQPYLLQRLSRAEILSLFGVH; from the coding sequence GTGAGTCTGTCAACGGTGACCCACAGCCTCGGGCTGCCGCCGGCGCCCAGCCTCTTCGCCGGGGACGGGTGGCGCGCACAGAGCCCGGACGCACCCCTCCCGTTTTTTGACCTGCCCGCGCCGCCCGAGGGTGCGGCGCCCGACCCCGACGCCCTGTACGCCCCTCCCGGCGAGGAGCTGTACGACTACCAGGTGGACGGCGCCCGGTTCCTCATGGAGCACCCTGTGGCCCTCCTGGGCGACGAGATGGGGCTGGGCAAGTCGATCCAGGCCATCTCCGCCCTGCGGCTGCTGATCCGCCGGGGCGAGGTGGGCCGGGCCCTGATCCTGTGCCCGAAGACGCTGATCTTCGACTGGTACTACAAGCTGCGCCTCTGGGCGCCGGACCTGCGGGTGGTGCCGGTCGAGGGCCCCCGCCGGCGGCGGCAGTGGTACTGGCGGTGCCAGGTGCACGTGCATCTGGTGGGCTACGAGAGCTGGCGCGAGGACCTGAAGGCAGGCCTGGCCTCCCCCGATGTCTACGATCTCATCGTGCTGGACGAGGTCCAGCGCATCAAGAACCCCGGGACGGCCATCCACAAGGCGGTCGCACAGGTGCGCGCCCCCTGGCGGTGGGGGCTTTCGGGCACCCCGCTGGAGAATCGGGTGGAGGAGCTGCTGGCCATCTTCGCCTACCTGAAGCCCGGCCTGCTCCCCGGCCGCAAGGGATGTCCGGTGGAAGAGATCCACCGGCGCATCGCCCCCTACGTGCTCCGCCGGCGCAAGGCAGACGTTCTGCGCCATCTGCCTCCCAAGGAACACCGCACCGTCTGGCTGGATCTCACCCCGGCCCAGCGCATGGCGTACGAGGCCGCCGAGCGCGCGGCGGTGGCCGCCATCCGGCAGGCCGGGCACGCCGCGGCGCCGGTGATCGCCCTGACCCTGCTGAACCAGCTGAAGCAGCTCTGCAACCTGGACCCCGCCACCGGCGCCTCCTGCAAGTTGGCCTTCCTGGAGCAGGAACTGGCCCCGCTGGTCGCGCGCGGCGAAAAGGCGGTGATCTTCTCCCAGTATCCCAAGGTGACCCTGGAGCCGCTCCTTCCCCGGCTGGAGCCCTTCGGGGCCGTCCTGTTCGACGGCTCGCTCAGCGACTGGAAGCGGCAGCTGATCGTCCACCACTTCCAGCACGGGGACATGCCCCGGGTCCTGGCCATGTCGCTGAAAGCCGGCGGCGTGGGCATCACCCTCACCCGGGCCAACCACGTCTACCACCTGGACCACTGGTGGAATCCCGCGGTCGCCCAGCAGGCCGAGGACCGCACCCACCGCATCGGCCAGCGCAGACCGGTGTTCGTCACCACCCTGCTCACCCGGGGCACCGTGGAGGAACGTATCGCCGAACTGGTGGAGCGGAAGCGGGAGCTGTTCCACGAGGTCATGGACCCGCTCACGGAACCCGGGGAGCCCGAGGAGCAGCCGTACCTCCTGCAGCGGCTCAGCCGCGCGGAGATCCTCTCGCTGTTCGGCGTACACTGA
- a CDS encoding OsmC family protein: MHDGSLTLRAYASWKGVTATSGEVSSSFSNLRLAFTAPVADGGEPGLTSPEEMLLAAAATGWITAFLDVARQMVLDVADVAVEGELVRTYDELEGTRIERIALKPEVKLRSGLGFEKVHDMFRRATALARQRSPVLRALAAGVQLEVDPSYH, translated from the coding sequence ATGCACGACGGTAGCCTGACCCTGCGCGCCTATGCGTCCTGGAAGGGGGTGACCGCCACCAGCGGCGAGGTGAGCAGCAGCTTCTCCAACCTGCGGCTGGCCTTCACCGCCCCCGTGGCGGACGGCGGGGAGCCCGGCCTCACCTCCCCGGAGGAGATGCTGCTGGCGGCCGCGGCCACCGGCTGGATCACCGCCTTCCTCGACGTGGCCCGCCAGATGGTGCTGGACGTGGCCGACGTGGCCGTGGAGGGCGAGCTGGTGCGCACGTACGACGAACTGGAAGGGACCCGCATCGAGCGGATCGCGCTGAAGCCGGAGGTGAAGCTGCGCTCCGGGCTCGGCTTCGAGAAGGTGCACGACATGTTCCGTCGGGCCACCGCCCTCGCCCGGCAGCGCTCCCCCGTGCTGCGGGCCCTGGCGGCGGGCGTCCAGCTGGAGGTGGACCCCTCCTATCATTAG
- a CDS encoding GntR family transcriptional regulator translates to MQAFRLNRSSCVPLKEQLQAQIRYQIAAGLLHPGDQLPSLRDLAAGLAINVNTVARAVEELIGEGYLTSHQGKGIFVADEPPGQAPGAALRSLLSGVLATAQEWGMDAEELALDLLSQAQLARSPAPAANRVVLVATARSDLRRLQRQLESQLPGTQVAAVLPEELGHVPPGIPVVTTLFHGPALRRWQPVVLAGAESRGALDRLARLPAGSCVAVAASDRVQAARIQQSLEQGGFGHLRFRAVTAPDEVDALLGDSACLLAAPSGYPLAEAARAARPGLPCIREPLATPPEALTSLREALGGAAAPPRRVAIRSSWV, encoded by the coding sequence GTGCAGGCCTTCCGGCTCAACCGGTCGAGCTGCGTTCCCCTCAAGGAGCAGCTCCAGGCCCAGATCCGGTACCAGATCGCCGCGGGCCTCCTCCACCCCGGGGACCAGCTGCCCTCGCTCCGGGACCTGGCCGCCGGGCTGGCCATCAACGTCAACACCGTGGCCCGGGCCGTGGAGGAGCTGATCGGCGAAGGCTACCTCACGTCCCACCAGGGCAAGGGCATCTTCGTGGCCGACGAGCCGCCCGGACAGGCTCCGGGAGCCGCGCTGCGCTCGCTCCTCTCCGGCGTGCTGGCCACCGCGCAGGAGTGGGGAATGGATGCCGAGGAGCTCGCACTGGATCTGCTGTCGCAGGCACAGCTCGCCCGCAGCCCGGCGCCCGCGGCGAACCGGGTGGTCCTGGTGGCCACCGCCCGGTCCGACCTGCGGCGGCTGCAGCGGCAGCTGGAGTCCCAGCTTCCCGGCACGCAGGTGGCGGCCGTTCTGCCCGAGGAGTTGGGCCACGTCCCACCCGGGATCCCCGTCGTCACCACCCTCTTTCACGGGCCGGCCCTGCGGCGCTGGCAACCGGTGGTCCTGGCCGGGGCCGAGTCCCGGGGGGCGCTGGACCGGCTGGCACGGCTGCCCGCGGGCAGCTGCGTCGCGGTGGCCGCATCGGACCGGGTGCAGGCCGCCCGCATCCAGCAGAGCCTGGAGCAGGGCGGGTTCGGCCACCTGCGTTTCCGGGCGGTGACGGCCCCGGACGAAGTCGACGCCCTCCTCGGCGATTCGGCCTGCCTCCTGGCGGCGCCCAGCGGCTATCCCCTCGCGGAGGCCGCCCGGGCGGCGAGGCCCGGCCTCCCGTGCATCCGCGAGCCCCTCGCGACGCCGCCGGAGGCCCTGACCAGCCTGCGTGAGGCCCTGGGCGGAGCCGCTGCCCCGCCCAGGCGGGTGGCGATCCGGTCCTCCTGGGTCTAG
- a CDS encoding M42 family metallopeptidase — protein sequence MDQRLKMYEELTSANGISGFEEPVRQVMRKYLEPLCDEIISDNLGSIAGIKKGQAGGPRIMLAGHLDEVGWMVTQITDKGFLKIQPVGGWWSQVMLAQRVKVLTRKGELIGVVGSKPPHILTQEERNKVVQIKDMFIDIGASSKEEAQEWGVRPGDPIVPYCDFHVMPNPKILMNKAWDNRAGCAVAIMVLEELKGQDHPNEVYAVGTVQEEVGLRGATTMANTIEPDIAFALDVGLATDVPGGDGQVEGKMGAGPLIMIYDASMVPHRGLRDLVIDTAEELEIPIQFQAMAGGGTDAGRIHIQGRGVPSLAVGFATRYIHSHAALIHRDDMENAAKLLAAVIKKLDAETVARLKNNLS from the coding sequence GTGGATCAACGGCTGAAGATGTATGAGGAGCTCACCAGCGCGAACGGGATCTCCGGCTTCGAGGAGCCCGTTCGGCAGGTGATGCGCAAGTACCTGGAGCCGCTCTGCGACGAGATCATCAGTGACAACCTGGGATCCATCGCCGGCATTAAGAAGGGGCAGGCCGGTGGTCCCCGCATCATGCTGGCCGGGCACCTCGATGAGGTGGGCTGGATGGTCACGCAGATCACCGACAAGGGGTTCCTGAAGATCCAGCCCGTCGGCGGCTGGTGGAGCCAGGTCATGCTGGCCCAGCGGGTCAAGGTCCTGACCCGCAAGGGCGAGCTCATCGGCGTGGTCGGGTCCAAGCCGCCGCACATCCTCACCCAGGAGGAGCGGAACAAGGTCGTCCAGATCAAGGACATGTTCATCGACATCGGCGCCAGCTCCAAGGAGGAGGCCCAGGAGTGGGGCGTGCGGCCGGGCGATCCGATCGTGCCCTACTGCGACTTCCACGTGATGCCCAACCCCAAGATCCTGATGAACAAGGCGTGGGACAACCGTGCCGGCTGCGCGGTGGCGATCATGGTGCTGGAGGAGCTGAAGGGCCAGGACCATCCCAACGAGGTCTACGCGGTGGGCACGGTCCAGGAGGAGGTCGGCCTGCGCGGCGCGACCACCATGGCCAACACCATCGAGCCGGACATCGCCTTTGCGCTGGACGTCGGCCTGGCCACGGACGTCCCCGGCGGCGACGGCCAGGTGGAGGGCAAGATGGGGGCGGGCCCGCTGATCATGATCTACGACGCCTCGATGGTGCCGCACCGCGGCCTGCGTGACCTGGTGATCGACACCGCCGAGGAGCTGGAGATTCCCATCCAGTTCCAGGCCATGGCCGGAGGCGGTACCGACGCCGGCCGGATCCACATCCAGGGGCGGGGCGTGCCGTCGCTGGCCGTGGGCTTCGCCACCCGGTACATCCACAGCCACGCGGCGCTGATCCACCGGGACGACATGGAGAACGCCGCCAAGCTGCTGGCGGCGGTCATCAAGAAGCTGGACGCCGAGACGGTGGCGCGCCTGAAGAACAACCTGAGCTAG
- a CDS encoding LysR family transcriptional regulator, with protein sequence MLLSYLRVYCDIIETRSFSKAAARNFISQPAVSQQVKAMEEHFQQRLIERSPQGIYPTEAGRIFYEAAREIVERYQALEQQMANLSQSVSGTIRVATVYTVGLHDLPPYIKKFIQTYPQARIHLEYSRTNKIYEAVRQNQVDIGIVAYPQEGRQLGVIPLPSDELVVIVSPNHPLARAGKPVALQQLHRLPFIAFDPDIPTRKATDRVLNDHGVDVEIIHEFDNVETIKRSVEAELGVSIIPRRCAQWEVRSGSLVALPIADMRIERPVGVIYKRGKNFSNTLQKFIAILTGREEQED encoded by the coding sequence GTGCTGTTGTCATACCTCCGGGTCTACTGCGACATCATCGAAACCCGCAGCTTCTCCAAGGCGGCGGCGCGGAACTTCATCTCCCAGCCCGCCGTGAGCCAGCAGGTGAAAGCGATGGAGGAGCACTTCCAGCAGCGGCTCATCGAACGGTCTCCCCAGGGCATCTACCCCACGGAGGCCGGACGCATCTTCTACGAAGCCGCCCGGGAGATCGTGGAGCGCTACCAGGCCCTGGAGCAGCAGATGGCGAACCTGAGCCAGTCCGTCTCCGGCACCATCCGCGTGGCCACCGTTTACACGGTGGGGCTCCACGACCTGCCCCCCTATATCAAGAAGTTCATCCAGACCTACCCCCAGGCCCGGATCCACCTGGAGTACAGCCGCACGAACAAGATCTACGAGGCGGTTCGGCAGAACCAGGTGGACATCGGTATCGTCGCCTACCCCCAGGAAGGGCGGCAGCTGGGCGTCATCCCCCTGCCCTCCGACGAGCTGGTGGTCATCGTCAGCCCAAACCACCCGCTGGCCCGGGCGGGCAAGCCCGTCGCCCTGCAGCAGCTCCACCGGCTCCCGTTCATCGCCTTCGACCCGGACATCCCCACCCGGAAGGCCACCGACCGGGTGCTGAACGACCACGGGGTGGACGTGGAGATCATCCACGAGTTCGACAACGTGGAGACCATCAAGCGGTCAGTCGAAGCGGAGCTGGGCGTCTCGATCATCCCGCGGCGGTGCGCCCAGTGGGAGGTCAGATCCGGGTCGCTCGTCGCCCTGCCCATCGCGGACATGCGCATCGAGCGGCCGGTGGGCGTCATCTACAAGCGGGGCAAGAACTTCAGCAACACCCTGCAGAAGTTCATCGCCATCCTCACGGGAAGGGAAGAACAGGAGGACTGA
- a CDS encoding sigma-70 family RNA polymerase sigma factor, with translation MLSLTDEQLVERAQEGDRCALGELISRYEQRTYNLAYRLMGNHADACDAAQEALVRVCVRLHNFRGDSQFSTWLYRVVTNTCLDELRRRGRTRCASLDEAMPLDEGSVPRQAVDDSDGPVEYAERHEVQAAVQRAIGRLPYDYRVVVILRDLHNLSYQEIATVLGTTLGTIKSRLHRARQALRCIIEDTEAHRLDIAG, from the coding sequence ATGTTATCGTTGACGGACGAGCAATTGGTGGAACGGGCACAGGAAGGCGATCGCTGCGCGCTGGGCGAGTTGATCAGCCGTTACGAGCAGCGTACCTATAATCTGGCCTACCGTTTAATGGGAAATCACGCCGACGCATGTGACGCAGCCCAGGAGGCCCTGGTGCGCGTCTGCGTGAGGCTTCACAACTTCCGGGGCGATTCCCAGTTCTCGACCTGGCTCTACCGGGTGGTGACGAACACCTGCCTGGACGAACTCCGGCGCAGGGGTCGGACGCGCTGCGCGTCCCTGGATGAGGCCATGCCCCTCGACGAAGGCTCCGTCCCGCGCCAGGCCGTCGACGACTCCGACGGGCCGGTGGAATATGCGGAGCGCCACGAGGTGCAGGCGGCCGTGCAGCGGGCCATCGGGCGGCTCCCGTACGACTACCGGGTCGTGGTGATCCTGCGCGACCTCCACAACCTGAGCTACCAGGAGATTGCTACCGTCCTGGGCACCACGCTGGGCACCATCAAGTCCCGGCTGCATCGGGCACGGCAGGCCCTGCGCTGCATCATCGAGGACACCGAGGCCCATCGGCTGGACATTGCCGGATAG
- a CDS encoding 5'-3' exonuclease — protein MLLVDGGLMFRTFFALPPMTDPKGRPVNAVYGFVSMLLRLLATLRPSHVAVAADSPVAENRRAVLYPPYKANRPECPPDLAPQFALLREVLAALNITVVGVRGYEADDLMGTMARMAEAEGMEVILLTGDRDAFQLLSGRTAVQYVKRLNQTITYDVARFVTEWGILPSQLADLKGLAGDASDNIPGIRGIGPKTAVRLLQQYVTLEAVLAHAHAQPGKLRQRLEEGREIALLSKRLATIDRHVPVSCTPGACALDLDLDTGAAVFEELHFRSLLPSLRRAMA, from the coding sequence ATGCTCCTCGTCGACGGCGGCCTCATGTTCCGGACCTTCTTTGCGCTTCCGCCGATGACGGATCCGAAAGGCCGTCCCGTCAACGCCGTCTACGGCTTCGTGAGCATGCTCCTGCGGCTGCTCGCCACGCTTCGGCCCAGCCATGTGGCCGTCGCTGCGGACAGCCCCGTCGCCGAAAACCGCCGCGCGGTCCTCTACCCGCCCTACAAAGCCAACCGGCCAGAGTGCCCGCCGGACCTCGCCCCCCAGTTCGCGCTCCTGCGCGAGGTGCTCGCGGCGCTGAACATCACCGTTGTCGGGGTGCGAGGCTACGAGGCCGACGATCTCATGGGCACCATGGCCCGCATGGCCGAGGCCGAGGGGATGGAGGTGATCCTCCTCACCGGCGACCGCGACGCCTTCCAACTGCTCTCCGGCCGCACCGCGGTCCAATACGTCAAGCGGCTGAACCAGACGATCACCTACGATGTGGCGCGGTTCGTCACGGAGTGGGGGATCCTCCCGTCCCAACTGGCCGACCTGAAGGGGCTGGCGGGCGACGCCTCCGACAACATCCCCGGGATCCGGGGCATCGGGCCCAAGACGGCCGTGAGGCTGCTCCAGCAATACGTCACGTTGGAGGCCGTCCTCGCCCATGCGCATGCTCAGCCCGGCAAGCTCAGGCAGCGACTGGAGGAAGGGCGGGAGATCGCCCTCCTCTCCAAGCGGCTGGCCACCATCGACCGGCATGTGCCGGTTTCGTGCACGCCTGGGGCATGCGCCCTGGACCTGGACCTGGATACCGGCGCGGCTGTGTTCGAGGAGTTGCACTTCCGCTCGCTTCTGCCCAGCCTCCGGCGGGCGATGGCCTGA
- a CDS encoding CoA-binding protein yields the protein MAVNDPKTVAWVLDGPKVLAVVGLSDNPERPSYRVSAEMQRRGYRIVPVNPKGGEILGEKVYSSLREIPFPVDVVQVFRAPQYALDVVREIGEMVARPRVLWMQEGVVNDEAVAEAEALGLLTVQDRCLYKEALKAKG from the coding sequence GTGGCCGTGAATGACCCGAAGACGGTGGCATGGGTGCTGGACGGGCCGAAGGTGCTGGCCGTGGTGGGACTCTCCGACAACCCCGAACGGCCCAGTTACCGGGTGAGCGCGGAGATGCAGCGGCGCGGTTACCGCATTGTGCCGGTCAACCCGAAGGGCGGCGAAATCCTGGGGGAAAAGGTCTACAGTTCGCTGCGGGAGATCCCGTTCCCGGTGGACGTGGTCCAGGTGTTCCGCGCGCCGCAGTACGCCCTGGACGTGGTCCGGGAGATCGGCGAGATGGTGGCGAGGCCCAGGGTGCTCTGGATGCAGGAAGGCGTGGTGAACGACGAGGCGGTGGCCGAAGCCGAGGCGTTGGGCCTCTTGACCGTGCAGGACAGGTGCCTGTACAAGGAAGCCCTGAAGGCAAAGGGATAA
- a CDS encoding O-acetylhomoserine aminocarboxypropyltransferase/cysteine synthase family protein translates to MPDRSDAASDRYRPATLVVHAGWQPDPLTGAQAVPIYQTTAYAFQSTEHARQLFSLEAEGNIYTRINNPTTAAFEARVAALEGGIGAVAFASGHAALAATVLAICNAGDEIVTSSSLYGGTYNLFATTLPKWGITARFVDAHDLAGFHRAITPRTRLIFGEVIGNPRLDVFDIAGVAAIAHEHGLPLVIDNTFATPMLCRPIEHGADLVIHSATKWLGGHGVAMGGVVVDSGNFDWNSPRFPGFTEPDPSYHGVRYAVDFGRAGFITKVRAQMLRDLGGCQSPFNAFLLLLGLDTLALRMRAISENALEIARYLSEHPAVAWVRYPGLPSHPDHALAQRYLTGGFGGMLVFGLKGGLEAGARFIDSVRLFSHVANVGDARSLVIHPASTTHSQLTPAQREAAGVGDDLIRVSVGFEDVADLIADLEQALEKAAGA, encoded by the coding sequence ATGCCTGACCGCAGCGACGCGGCCTCCGACCGGTACCGGCCCGCGACCCTGGTGGTTCACGCGGGCTGGCAGCCGGATCCGCTCACGGGCGCGCAGGCGGTGCCCATCTACCAGACCACCGCCTATGCCTTCCAATCGACGGAGCACGCTCGGCAGCTGTTCTCCCTGGAGGCCGAGGGCAACATCTACACCCGGATTAACAACCCCACCACGGCTGCATTCGAGGCCCGCGTCGCGGCGCTGGAGGGCGGGATCGGGGCCGTCGCCTTCGCCTCAGGCCACGCCGCGCTGGCGGCGACCGTGCTGGCCATCTGCAACGCCGGCGACGAGATCGTCACCTCCTCGAGCCTCTACGGCGGCACGTATAACCTCTTCGCGACCACCCTGCCCAAGTGGGGCATCACGGCCCGCTTCGTCGACGCGCATGACCTGGCGGGCTTCCACCGGGCCATCACGCCGCGGACCCGCCTGATCTTCGGCGAGGTGATCGGCAACCCGCGGCTGGACGTGTTCGACATCGCCGGGGTGGCCGCCATCGCGCACGAGCACGGGCTGCCGCTGGTCATCGACAACACCTTCGCCACGCCCATGCTGTGCCGGCCCATCGAGCACGGGGCCGACCTGGTCATCCACTCGGCCACCAAGTGGCTGGGCGGCCACGGCGTGGCCATGGGCGGCGTGGTGGTGGACTCGGGCAACTTCGACTGGAACTCGCCCCGCTTCCCCGGCTTCACCGAGCCGGACCCGTCGTATCACGGCGTGCGGTACGCCGTCGATTTCGGCCGCGCCGGATTCATCACCAAGGTCCGGGCCCAGATGCTGCGGGACCTGGGCGGCTGCCAGTCGCCCTTCAACGCCTTCCTGCTGCTCCTGGGACTGGACACCCTGGCCCTGCGCATGCGGGCGATCAGCGAGAACGCCCTGGAGATCGCACGGTACCTGTCGGAGCACCCGGCGGTGGCCTGGGTGCGGTACCCCGGCCTGCCCAGCCATCCGGATCACGCCCTCGCGCAGCGCTACCTGACCGGAGGCTTCGGCGGCATGCTGGTCTTCGGCCTGAAGGGAGGCCTGGAGGCGGGCGCCCGCTTCATCGACTCCGTGCGCCTCTTCTCCCATGTGGCCAACGTGGGCGACGCCCGGTCGCTGGTCATTCACCCCGCGTCCACGACCCACAGCCAGCTGACCCCGGCCCAGCGGGAGGCCGCCGGCGTGGGCGATGACCTGATCCGGGTGTCCGTGGGGTTCGAGGACGTGGCGGATCTGATTGCCGATCTGGAGCAGGCCCTGGAGAAGGCGGCGGGTGCGTGA
- a CDS encoding carbohydrate kinase family protein, with protein sequence MRHLFTFGDLVLDVVATASSALEADTDTPGDVRSAPGGSAANFAVWTRRLGSPVCFATRVGDDLLGRALVDDMRREGVEVHAAVDPVYPTAVLVLFSDGVQRHMMVPRGANHFFGPGDLPEERIRTAGWLHATGYAFFWDSTREALQRALAVAREAGVPVSFDPSSAGFIRRHGLDLPEGIRVLMPNRDEARALTGCADVKDAARELARRADLVAVKLGPEGALLARAGQLTYVPPVAPSAPAVDGTGAGDAWGAALIDGLRRGLDPYRAALRANRLGAEVVTRVGARPALSPEIMRQLEVERDA encoded by the coding sequence ATGCGGCATCTGTTCACCTTCGGCGACCTGGTCCTTGACGTCGTGGCCACCGCGTCCTCGGCCCTGGAGGCCGACACGGACACGCCGGGCGACGTGCGGTCCGCCCCCGGCGGGTCGGCCGCCAACTTCGCGGTGTGGACCCGTCGCCTGGGCAGCCCCGTCTGCTTCGCCACCCGCGTCGGCGATGACCTCCTGGGCCGGGCCCTGGTGGACGACATGCGCAGGGAGGGCGTCGAGGTGCACGCTGCGGTGGATCCCGTCTACCCCACCGCCGTCCTGGTCCTCTTCAGCGACGGCGTGCAGCGGCACATGATGGTTCCCCGGGGGGCCAACCACTTCTTCGGTCCCGGCGACCTGCCGGAGGAGCGCATTCGGACCGCCGGCTGGCTGCACGCCACCGGATACGCCTTCTTCTGGGACTCCACCCGCGAGGCGCTGCAGCGCGCCCTGGCCGTGGCCAGGGAGGCGGGGGTGCCCGTGTCGTTCGATCCCTCGTCCGCCGGGTTCATCCGCCGGCACGGGCTGGACCTGCCGGAGGGCATCCGGGTGCTGATGCCCAATCGCGACGAAGCCCGGGCGCTGACCGGCTGTGCGGACGTGAAGGATGCCGCCCGGGAGCTGGCCCGCCGCGCGGACCTGGTGGCGGTAAAGCTGGGGCCGGAGGGAGCGCTGCTCGCCCGGGCAGGACAGCTCACATACGTGCCCCCCGTGGCGCCCTCGGCGCCGGCGGTGGACGGCACCGGCGCCGGCGATGCCTGGGGTGCCGCCCTCATCGACGGCCTGCGGCGGGGGCTGGACCCGTACCGGGCCGCGCTGCGGGCCAATCGGCTCGGGGCCGAGGTGGTGACCCGGGTGGGCGCCCGGCCGGCGCTTTCGCCCGAGATCATGCGGCAGCTGGAGGTGGAACGGGATGCCTGA